One genomic segment of Hordeum vulgare subsp. vulgare chromosome 2H, MorexV3_pseudomolecules_assembly, whole genome shotgun sequence includes these proteins:
- the LOC123431062 gene encoding uncharacterized protein LOC123431062 produces MPRRNMWGIGPRRCWSYSLFCQDLEKETEEVEPLLDPINASLGDGPTVNMFRMNSRLIKVGKYIARLRAAVGKIDKELWPEDDLQSDLEAMMTRLEQIPERVQAWKKSAARCGADVALSLVRVHCKEARKDKLKTLQVANTKKLRFEDFMKTFIDTATRIADGIDLTPSWNQLVQVSREEESIPSEQT; encoded by the exons ATGCCCAGGAGAAATATGTGGGGGATTGGGCCGCGAAGATGTTGGAGCTACTCACTG TTTTGCCAAGATCTGGAGAAAGAAACTGAAGAGGTCGAGCCTTTGCTCGATCCTATCAATGCTTCACTCGGCGACGGCCCGACGGTGAACATGTTTCGAATGAACTCCCGCCTTATTAAGGTGGGGAAGTATATTGCACGACTGAGGGCGGCTGTAGGCAAAATTGACAAGGAACTGTGGCCAGAGGATGATCTTCAGAGCGACTTGGAAGCCATGATGACCCGATTGGAGCAAATCCCGGAACGAgttcaggcatggaagaagtcagcTGCTCGGTGTGGAGCTGATGTGGCATTATCGCTCGTccgggtccattgcaaggaggctcGAAAAGATAAGCTAAAGACTTTGCAAGTTgcaaacacgaagaagcttcgtttCGAAGACTTCATGAAGACCTTTATTGATACTGCAACGCGCATCGCCGACGGCATCGACCTCACACCTTCGTGGAACCAGCTAGtccaggtgagccgtgaggaggaGAGTATTCCATCTGAACAAACTTGA